Part of the Vicinamibacterales bacterium genome, GAACTCGGCGCGCCGGTCGAGAAGGTGAAGACGCACACCGCGTTTGGGTACGCGACGCAGCTCTGCATCCTCGACGGGCAGGGACGCGTGGCACGTATCGTCGCGGCCCACGACGTCGGCCGGGCGGTGAATCCGGCGCTCTGCGAGGGTCAAATCGAGGGTGCGATCCACATGGGCCTCGGGTACGCGCTGACCGAGGAACTGGTGTGCGAGGACGGCATGCCGGTGACGTTCGCGCTGCGAGAGATTGGCGCGCTGCGCGCGCGGGACATGCCGGAGATCGACGTGTTGATCGTCGAGGACCCGGAGCCGGAGGGGCCGTTTGGCGCGAAGGGCGTCGGCGAGATCGGACTGGTGCCGACGGCCGCCGCCGTGGCTGGCGCGCTCGAGGCCTTCGATGGGATCCGCCGCTACACGCTGCCGATGAAGGACTCTCCCGCCGCGCGGGCGATGAGTGTCGGGCGTCGGCGATGAGGGGATCGTTCGTCAACGCGCACACCCATCTCTACAGCGGCCTGGCGCCGTTCGGGATGCCGGCGCCGGCGGAGATTCCCCGCACGTTCGCGCAAATACTCGAGCAGATTTGGTGGCGTCTCGACCGCGCGTTGGACGAGGCGTCGCTCCGGGCGGCGGCGCGGTTCTACGTCGCGCACGCGGCGCGCGCTGGCACGTCGATCCTCGTCGATCACCACGAGTCGCCGGGCTTCATCGACGGCTCGCTCGACGTGCTCGCGGAGGCGTGCACGGAGTTCGGCGCGCGTGCGGTGCTCAGCTACGGCGCGACGGAACGGAACGGCGGCCGCGACGAAGCGCGCCGCGGTCTGGCTGAATGCCGGCGTTTCATCCTGGCAAACCGCCGGCCTGGCGTGGCTGGTGTCGTCGGTCTCCACGCGTCGTTCACGGTATCGGACGAGACGATTCGGGAGGCGGGCCGGTTGTGTCGCGAGCTTGGGACCGTGCTGCACGTCCATGTCGCCGAGGATTCCGCTGACGTGGAGGACGCCCGACAACGAGGATACGCTGGCCCTCTGGAACGGCTGTTCGCCCTCGATGCGCTGCCGGCCGGTTCGATCCTCGCGCACGGGGTGTACCTGACGGCCGCCCAGGTCGGCGCGGCGTCGGACGCCGGATGCTGGTTCGTGCAGAACCCGCGATCGAACCGGAACAACCGCGTCGGCTATCCGGCCGCGATCCGGTCGGCGTCGAGGGTGGCACTCGGTACCGACGGCTTCCCGTCGGACATGCGGGAGGAAGCGGCCGCGCTGACCGAGACCGCGGTGGACCACGGCGAACAGTTGGGCGCCTTCGAAGGGCGGCTCGACGCCGGCTGGCGCCTGG contains:
- a CDS encoding amidohydrolase family protein; this encodes MRGSFVNAHTHLYSGLAPFGMPAPAEIPRTFAQILEQIWWRLDRALDEASLRAAARFYVAHAARAGTSILVDHHESPGFIDGSLDVLAEACTEFGARAVLSYGATERNGGRDEARRGLAECRRFILANRRPGVAGVVGLHASFTVSDETIREAGRLCRELGTVLHVHVAEDSADVEDARQRGYAGPLERLFALDALPAGSILAHGVYLTAAQVGAASDAGCWFVQNPRSNRNNRVGYPAAIRSASRVALGTDGFPSDMREEAAALTETAVDHGEQLGAFEGRLDAGWRLASDRLPEAEIASARQGAPPIDDSTLAGIEAEARAQAARLWARW